The following are encoded together in the Fundulus heteroclitus isolate FHET01 chromosome 19, MU-UCD_Fhet_4.1, whole genome shotgun sequence genome:
- the gchfr gene encoding GTP cyclohydrolase 1 feedback regulatory protein — MPYMFISTQIRLETGPTNVGDEFSDPAVMSYLGARKTTMLGNNFSEYHVDDPPRLVLDKLEKIGFRVLSMTGVGQTLVWCLHRETE; from the exons ATGCCTTACATGTTCATCAGCACGCAGATCCGCCTG GAGACCGGCCCAACGAATGTAGGAGACGAATTTTCTGATCCGGCCGTCATGAGTTACCTGGGTGCGAGAAAAACAACCATGCTGGGAAACAATTT TTCTGAATACCATGTGGACGACCCACCTCGCCTGGTGCTGGACAAGCTGGAGAAGATTGGCTTCCGCGTGCTGTCGATGACGGGAGTGGGACAGACGCTGGTGTGGTGTctccacagagagacagagtga